GATCAATTCGTTGAATGCTTCCGTAGCCGCGGGAGTTTTGATGTATGAAGTAGTAAGACAGCGCACCATGAGCTAATAGTATGGAAGAGTTTTTAATCGTCGACGGCTATAATATTATTGGAGCCTGGCCGGAGCTTAGCAAGCTTAAGGATACGGATCTGGAAGGCGCGAGAGACAAGCTGATCCACATGCTTTCAGAATACCAGTCTTTCTCGGGAATGAAAGTATATCTTGTCTTTGATGCTTACATGGTGCCTGGGCTTGGGAAAAAGTATGTTCAAAGCAAGCTTAGTGTTTTATATACCAAAGAAAAAGAGACGGCGGACGAATTAATAGAAAGATTGGTTACGAACTTGATGGGCAGGCGCAAACAAATCCATGTAGCCACCTCGGACATGATTGAGCAGCACGTTATTTTCGGCAAAGGAGCCCTTAGGCTTCCGGCAGGGGAGCTTTGGGTTAAAATCAATCAGAGCCGCAAAGAGGTCAGAGCACGAATTCAACCTGAAAAGTCATCGAAAAAAAACCCGTTTGACGACAAAATCAAAGGGGATGTCAGGGATATTTTTGAGCGTTGGCGCAGGGGCCAATAATCCTCCAAATGCTAGAAATGACGGGGTTCCCCGTTGACGATGTGAGTTTTATTCATGTATACTTAACCTATCCTTAAAGAAGAAATCTAGGTAGTCCTGCAGGCCGGAGGGATTGTTGGTGAGTGTCGACCTCAAAGAGTTGAGAATGTATGATTATGACCTCAAGCCAGATGAAGACATAGTCGAAGCAGTCCGTGAAGGCAGTAGCGAAGCATTGGAATACCTGATCAATAAATATAAGAATTTTGTGCGTGCCAAGGCGCGCTCCTATTTTTTGATAGGTGCTGATCGAGAGGATATCGTGCAGGAAGGAATGATAGGTTTATATAAATCTATTCGAGACTTCCGCGGCGATAAGCTCGCGTCTTTTAAAGCCTTTGCCGAACTATGCATTACTAGGCAGATCATCACGGCTATCAAGACAGCGACTCGCCAAAAGCATATTCCATTGAATTCCTACGTTTCATTGGACAAGCCTATTTATGATGAGGATTCTGATCGTACACTGCTTGACGTTATAAGCGGTTCCAGGGTTACCGACCCGGAGGAACTCGTAATCAATCAAGAAGAGTTTACAGGTCTCGAAGATAAAATGGGAGAAATACTGAGCGACTTGGAGCGGAGAGTGCTCATGCTTTATTTGGATGGACGCTCCTATCAAGAGATTGCTGTTGATCTTGACCGCCATGTCAAATCTATAGATAACGCCCTACAACGGGTCAAACGAAAGCTTGAACGCTATTTGGAAGTTAGAGACCTATAAAAACACTTTTGCAGCTCAGGCGCAAAGGTGTTTTCTTTTAAAATATAAGAATTTATAAGTTTCACTTAATAATTCGGCTTATATTTTTTATAAACGTACTCGTCATTAAAGTTGAGTGCCCCCCTTATAATAGACATTGGAAAAACCCCCTGGGTAAACCGATGAATTATTAGGGGGGCATTTCTATGGCGATCAAAGGACAAACGTTTAGACATTATCCAGAATCCATCAAGACAGAGGCTATTCGTTTACATGAGGTGGAGGGTTGGAGCTACCGAGAAATCACAGAACATTTGGGGATATATGATAAGGGACGGGTCAAGAAGTGGATGAGTAAATACCGTGAGTGCGGCGAAGAAAGTTTTAAGGACAAGCGTGGAGGCCCCTTTCGAGCAGAGACAGAGCAAGAGCGACTAATTCGACAGTTGCAATTAGAGGTAGATGTGCTAAAAAAGTGGTTACAAATCTTGAGTCGGGAGGTGCACAAGATAAATACTACGTCATAGATGAGTTGAAGGAGCAGCAAAGCGTGAAAGAGTTATGTTCTTATTTGGGAGTAAGCAGAAGTGGTTACTACGCCTATGTAAAGCGTAGGACAACAGATCCTGATGGAGAACTAAAGCTCAAAATCTTGGCGATCTACGAGCAGCGTAAGAAGATTCTAGGGTACCGCCGTATTCAAGATGAGTTGTATCGTCAGCATAACCTTATCGTCAATCATAAGAAGGTTTTGCGCCTTATGCAAGAACTTGGCATCAAGTCAATTATCCGCCGCAAATATAAGTATCAAACGAGTCATGAAGCAGCTATATCCGACGGGAGAGTGGCCGAGAACTTGCTAAAGCGGAACTTCCATGCCGACGGTCCAAATCAAAAGTGGGTTACAGATGTTACGCAATATCGTGTGTTCGATGATCGGGTCTACTTATCGGCCATAAAGGATCTCTGGAACGGCGAAATTGTGGCTTATCACATCAGTAACCGTAACGACAATCCGCTTGTATTAGATACGTTTAGAAAAGCATTTAAAGCGCATAAAGACGTGTCTGGATTGATCGTTCACAGCGATCAAGGAAGCCAGTACACGTCTCATGCTTACCACGACATGCTGCCAAAGGTTGGCGCCCGAATCAGCATGTCCCGCCGAGGCAATTGTTATGATAATGCCTCTATGGAAAGTTTCTTCTCTCATTTGAAAGTGGAAGCTCTCTATCCCTATGATATCCGAAGTATCGAGGAAGTACAAAGGCGAATTGAGGAATTTATTCGATTTTATAACGAGGAAAGAGCACAGAAAAAACTAAACAAGCTGACTCCGGTTGAGTACCGGCGCCAGCTTGTTGCCTAGGGCTTTTTTCAATGTCTACTAAATGGGGTCTTGACCAAAGGACGGAGTAAGCCGTTTATCTCATATGATAGTAGTACAGGTTTAATTTAACGGAAGGCAGTCGATACTGGTTGATACTTCACGCCCGTAAAATAGGCAGAAAGAGTAGAGCTCGCGAGACTTCTTCCTTGACACGTTATTACAGGTTGTGATAAAGTATTTCAGGTAGCCCTAAATGTCGCTTTCTTTCTGATGCGCAAAAAGGGCTGTACTCAGAAAGTGTCTGTAGGAGGTGTACATCATGCGGGTTATCATCACATTAGCGTGCACAAATTGCAAACAAAGAAACTATGCATCCACTAAAAATAAGCGCAACAATCCCGACCGTATTGAGTTGAAGAAATATTGCAGATTCTGCAATGGACATACTGCTCATCGCGAGACTAGGTAGTTCCTTGGAGGTGTAGTTTGTGGCGTTCTTGGCTAGAATGAAACAAAGCTTCGGATCCACCTTTTCCTTCTTCACCGATAGTTGGTCAGAACTCAAGAAAGTCAAGTGGCCAAGCCGCAAAGAAATGACTACCTATACGCTTGTCGTACTTGGTACGGTAGCTTTTGTTGCCATTTATTTTTTTGTGATCGATCTTGGAATCACTGAGCTGCTGCGCCTTGTTTTTAAATAAACAGGACTATAGGTGAATTCAAACATGGAAAAAAGATGGTACGTCGTACATACCTATTCCGGGTATGAGAACAAAGTGAAAGCCAATCTAGAGAAACGCGTTGAATCCATGGAAATGCAGGACAAGATCTTCCGCGTGCTTGTGCCGATGGAAGAGGAACTGGTGAACAAAGACGGGAAAAAGAAAACCGTCATGCGTAAAGTTTACCCGGGATATGTGCTTGTTGAAATGATTCAAACGGATGATTCCTGGTATGTTGTTCGCAATACGCCTGGAGTTACTGGGTTCGTAGGTTCTACGGGATCCGGCTCTAAACCGACTGCTCTGCTTCCTGAGGAAGTGGAAGCCATCCTGAAGCACATGGGCATGGAAGAACCGAAGCCGAAGATCGACTTCGAACTGAAAGAAACCGTGCGCGTCAAGGTGGGGCCTTTTGCAAATTTTGTTGGCTCGGTTGAAGAAATTGTTGCGGACAAAGGCAAGCTCAAGGTTCACGTCAATATGTTTGGTAGAGAAACCCCTCTTGAGTTGGATTTCAACCAAGTGGAGAAGCTATAAAACGAGACAACCTAGGGTTTCTACCAGGTCTATTCCTCGGGATAGACCTTCGTTAGTGGGAGGGTATTTTGCCCGTCTAACCACACTAAGTGCAAGGAGGTGTCAACATGGCAAAAAAGGTTATTAAAATGGTAAAGCTTCAAGTTCCAGCTGGTAAAGCTAATCCGGCTCCGCCAATCGGTCCGGCTCTTGGTCAAGCAGGTGTGAACATCATGGCTTTCTGTAAAGAGTTTAACGCTCGTACTGCTGATCAAGCTGGTTTGATCATTCCAGTTGAAATCACAGTATTCGAAGATCGTTCCTTTACATTTATCACAAAAACGCCTCCGGCTGCAGTTCTTCTTCGCGTAGTTGCTGGTATCGAAAAAGGATCCGGTGAACCAAACAAAAAGAAAGTTGCAACTGTAAAGCGTGCGAAAGTTCGCGAAAT
This genomic window from Paenibacillus hexagrammi contains:
- a CDS encoding NYN domain-containing protein produces the protein MEEFLIVDGYNIIGAWPELSKLKDTDLEGARDKLIHMLSEYQSFSGMKVYLVFDAYMVPGLGKKYVQSKLSVLYTKEKETADELIERLVTNLMGRRKQIHVATSDMIEQHVIFGKGALRLPAGELWVKINQSRKEVRARIQPEKSSKKNPFDDKIKGDVRDIFERWRRGQ
- the sigH gene encoding RNA polymerase sporulation sigma factor SigH; its protein translation is MSVDLKELRMYDYDLKPDEDIVEAVREGSSEALEYLINKYKNFVRAKARSYFLIGADREDIVQEGMIGLYKSIRDFRGDKLASFKAFAELCITRQIITAIKTATRQKHIPLNSYVSLDKPIYDEDSDRTLLDVISGSRVTDPEELVINQEEFTGLEDKMGEILSDLERRVLMLYLDGRSYQEIAVDLDRHVKSIDNALQRVKRKLERYLEVRDL
- a CDS encoding helix-turn-helix domain-containing protein; its protein translation is MAIKGQTFRHYPESIKTEAIRLHEVEGWSYREITEHLGIYDKGRVKKWMSKYRECGEESFKDKRGGPFRAETEQERLIRQLQLEVDVLKKWLQILSREVHKINTTS
- a CDS encoding IS3 family transposase; translation: MVTNLESGGAQDKYYVIDELKEQQSVKELCSYLGVSRSGYYAYVKRRTTDPDGELKLKILAIYEQRKKILGYRRIQDELYRQHNLIVNHKKVLRLMQELGIKSIIRRKYKYQTSHEAAISDGRVAENLLKRNFHADGPNQKWVTDVTQYRVFDDRVYLSAIKDLWNGEIVAYHISNRNDNPLVLDTFRKAFKAHKDVSGLIVHSDQGSQYTSHAYHDMLPKVGARISMSRRGNCYDNASMESFFSHLKVEALYPYDIRSIEEVQRRIEEFIRFYNEERAQKKLNKLTPVEYRRQLVA
- the rpmG gene encoding 50S ribosomal protein L33, encoding MRVIITLACTNCKQRNYASTKNKRNNPDRIELKKYCRFCNGHTAHRETR
- the secE gene encoding preprotein translocase subunit SecE, producing the protein MAFLARMKQSFGSTFSFFTDSWSELKKVKWPSRKEMTTYTLVVLGTVAFVAIYFFVIDLGITELLRLVFK
- the nusG gene encoding transcription termination/antitermination protein NusG, encoding MEKRWYVVHTYSGYENKVKANLEKRVESMEMQDKIFRVLVPMEEELVNKDGKKKTVMRKVYPGYVLVEMIQTDDSWYVVRNTPGVTGFVGSTGSGSKPTALLPEEVEAILKHMGMEEPKPKIDFELKETVRVKVGPFANFVGSVEEIVADKGKLKVHVNMFGRETPLELDFNQVEKL
- the rplK gene encoding 50S ribosomal protein L11, producing the protein MAKKVIKMVKLQVPAGKANPAPPIGPALGQAGVNIMAFCKEFNARTADQAGLIIPVEITVFEDRSFTFITKTPPAAVLLRVVAGIEKGSGEPNKKKVATVKRAKVREIAEQKMPDLNAASVEAAMRMVEGTARSMGIVIED